A genomic region of Haliotis asinina isolate JCU_RB_2024 chromosome 1, JCU_Hal_asi_v2, whole genome shotgun sequence contains the following coding sequences:
- the LOC137262142 gene encoding carcinoembryonic antigen-related cell adhesion molecule 6-like, giving the protein MTMNPENVSFLYYVWGNGSVSKRLLLVQPKAHRVELLNTLHIMYGTRNRYTGKDSPSQTGQLRFTIYNVTVQDAGTYYCQGSNGQKVTGCRQVLVVAQRPTTPTISGPASLVSGEYVTLTCSSSSRSLPPDHPPLTMTYIWRRDIALLESGDESPTGGDEMTIPHVTRENQGDTYSCQAVEEGLESDWSHRHVLDVLYGPDQIQFDGTRDKLEVEEGKPVTVRCSVDCNPACTVTWWDTSRQMAITGHRKAVLSIPAVDMSVSGQYMCHVNNSHGNASRSLTLEIFTRELNESGVVSIVPVTAVSSILIVVIAVVVIVVVCRKQRRGEDTTILCVVTYTRDANTDGGYEEIVERGCARHRLVSYHREDENDGSYQEIEEGDANVDDLVPIVAVYSVMLTAVAVVVAAVTVLVCKDVKENQDNRCGEYLTVMAERLSHDFSHVPRASNNDVLPLYGYERLLRDQFPIYTSLHPSSSSTNDLGTR; this is encoded by the exons ATGACCATGAACCCAGAAAATGTCAGCTTCCTATATTATGTATGGGGGAATGGTTCTGTATCTAAGAGACTGTTACTGGTCCAACCCAAGGCACACCGTGTAGAATTGCTCAACA CTTTACATATTATGTATGG GACCAGGAACAGATACACCGGGAAGGACTCACCATCACAGACCGGACAGCTGAGGTTTACCATCTACAATGTCACTGTACAGGACGCTGGTACTTACTACTGTCAGGGAAGCAATGGACAGAAAGTTACTGGGTGTAGACAGGTCCTCGTTGTGGCAC agAGACCAACCACACCTACTATCTCCGGACCTGCCTCACTTGTATCAGGTGAGTATGTCACCCTCAcatgctcctcctcctcccggAGTCTACCCCCGGACCATCCCCCACTGACCATGACCTACATCTGGAGGAGGGACATAGCCCTGCTAGAATCTGGTGATGAGTCTCCTACAGGTGgagatgaaatgacaatacCCCACGTCACCAGAGAGAACCAGGGAGACACCTACAGTTGCCAGGCTGTGGAGGAGGGGCTGGAGTCTGACTGGAGTCACCGACATGTACTGGATGTCCTCT ATGGACCTGACCAGATACAGTTTGATGGCACAAGGGACAAGCTGGAGGTAGAAGAAGGGAAACCTGTAACAGTGAGATGTTCCGTTGACTGTAACCCTGCCTGCACTGTAACCTGGTGGGACACATCCAGACAGATGGCGATTACAGGACACAGGAAGGCTGTGTTGTCTATACCAGCTGTAGATATGTCTGTATCTGGACAGTACATGTGTCACGTCAACAACAGCCATGGGAATGCATCACGCAGCCTGACACTAGAGATCTTCA cacGTGAGCTTAATGAATCTGGTGTCGTTTCCATCGTCCCAGTGACTGCTGTCTCCTCCATCCTGATCGTGGTCATCGCCGTTGTCGTCATAGTTGTTGTTTGTAGAAAACAGAGACGTGGAG AAGATACAACAATACTTTG CGTTGTCACATACACCCGTGACGCAAACACAGACGGAGGCTACGAGGAGATAGTAG AGAGAGGATGTGCTCGTCATCG TCTGGTGTCGTATCACAGGGAAGACGAAAACGATGGGAGCTACCAGGAAATAGAAG AAGGTGATGCTAACGTAGACGACCTCGTCCCCATCGTAGCTGTCTACTCCGTTATGCTGACTGCTGTGGCAGTTGTGGTGGCAGCAGTCACTGTTCTTGTCTGCAAGGAcgtgaaag AGAACCAGGACAACAG ATGTGGTGAATATCTCACTGTGATGGCAGAGAGATTATCCCATGACTTCAGTCATGTACCTCGTGCTTCCAACAACGATGTCTTGCCCCTATACGGTTATGAACGACTCCTGCGGGATCAGTTCcccatctacacgtctctccacccttcatcttcctcaacaaATGACCTCGGTACCAGGTGA